Proteins from a single region of Verrucomicrobiota bacterium:
- a CDS encoding glycosyltransferase, giving the protein MKPMPLVSLLIPVYNAVAYLGELFPAIQAQTFKEFEVIIVDDGSTDDTVKGITPFLSDPRIQLHRSSKNHGLAFSWRMLLELARGEYWCAVGADDILEPNFLEQRVTQLAASSDACLLHGRARLINEHGTVFEDPMPLPPLPPLMEGREALSMLLQHNIINQNSTLVRMSATRSVLGHAMTAWRFSPDWALWFLHAATERPLLFDPEPCVRYRIHSQSLTGAVSLSAMRRAEVRLTPLCALSAAAAYSVSARLLWMQWREALYALWLRRAFALRKEQYALEDALQLAAYAFYGTNKGRITLAGEMARHGISIVRHHFLEESARSRQRFKACGLAQVDHPLFHQ; this is encoded by the coding sequence ATGAAACCCATGCCGTTGGTCAGCCTGTTGATTCCTGTGTATAACGCCGTGGCTTATCTCGGCGAACTGTTTCCTGCAATCCAGGCGCAGACCTTCAAGGAGTTTGAAGTCATCATTGTGGATGACGGGTCCACGGACGATACCGTCAAGGGGATCACGCCGTTTTTGTCGGACCCCCGGATTCAACTGCATCGCTCCTCGAAAAATCATGGGCTCGCTTTTAGCTGGAGAATGCTGCTGGAATTGGCCCGGGGGGAATACTGGTGCGCGGTTGGCGCGGATGACATTCTGGAACCGAACTTCCTGGAGCAACGCGTGACACAACTCGCAGCCAGCTCGGATGCCTGCCTGCTCCATGGGCGCGCCAGATTGATCAATGAGCATGGGACGGTCTTTGAAGATCCCATGCCGCTGCCACCGCTGCCGCCGTTAATGGAAGGCCGGGAGGCGCTGAGCATGTTGCTGCAACATAACATCATCAACCAGAATTCCACGCTCGTGCGGATGTCGGCGACCCGTTCGGTGCTGGGGCACGCGATGACGGCCTGGCGGTTTTCGCCGGATTGGGCCTTGTGGTTCCTGCACGCCGCCACCGAGCGGCCGCTCCTGTTCGATCCCGAACCTTGCGTGCGCTATCGTATTCACAGCCAATCGTTGACCGGCGCAGTCAGCCTGAGCGCCATGCGCCGGGCCGAGGTGCGCTTGACCCCGCTTTGCGCGTTAAGCGCGGCGGCGGCCTACTCGGTTTCCGCCCGGTTACTGTGGATGCAATGGCGCGAGGCGTTGTATGCCTTGTGGCTGCGGCGTGCGTTTGCCCTCCGCAAAGAACAATATGCCCTGGAGGATGCGCTGCAACTGGCGGCTTATGCCTTCTACGGCACCAATAAAGGCCGGATCACCCTCGCGGGAGAAATGGCGCGGCATGGCATTTCGATCGTGCGTCATCATTTCCTTGAGGAAAGCGCCCGCAGCCGACAGCGGTTCAAGGCGTGCGGCCTGGCCCAGGTGGATCATCCATTATTTCATCAGTAA
- the waaF gene encoding lipopolysaccharide heptosyltransferase II translates to MKILILKPSSLGDVIQALPVLRLIKRHLPDSQVYWWLEKDLLPLLEGDPDLQEIIVFDRHGFAKPRNWKMLCQSILTLRQHHFDWVIDLQSLARSGIFAWLSNGGLTIGLDDAREGARGFYDIAVRRASWHTHAVDWYLAVLPHLKVPFHKDFIWLPPRPKVVAEFQQKWHPPEGRRFVLVPGARWNNKRWPAESYAELVRRIRMRENHAFFVILGSKEDQALGQTIAAVAPEHCRDLTGKTNLAEMIEWIRWGEIMVTNDTGPMHVAAALGRPIVALLGPTEPRRTGPYGQLNNVLQSHLPCVPCMKGECAWPTTMECLRSIPPEAVVNQIVRLMQPTNPLHLNNR, encoded by the coding sequence GTGAAAATTCTCATTCTTAAACCCAGTTCGCTCGGCGATGTTATTCAAGCCCTGCCGGTCCTCCGGTTAATCAAGCGGCATCTTCCTGATAGTCAGGTGTATTGGTGGTTGGAGAAAGACCTTTTACCCTTACTGGAGGGCGATCCCGACCTTCAAGAGATCATTGTTTTTGATCGCCACGGATTTGCCAAACCACGTAATTGGAAGATGTTATGTCAATCAATCCTAACGTTGCGGCAGCATCATTTCGATTGGGTGATTGACCTCCAGAGCTTGGCGCGAAGTGGTATTTTTGCGTGGTTGAGCAATGGTGGATTGACCATCGGACTCGATGACGCCCGGGAAGGAGCGCGCGGATTCTACGATATTGCGGTTCGCCGGGCTTCTTGGCACACCCATGCGGTGGATTGGTATCTGGCCGTGTTACCACACCTTAAAGTACCTTTCCATAAAGACTTTATATGGCTTCCACCACGTCCTAAAGTGGTGGCGGAATTCCAGCAAAAATGGCATCCGCCCGAGGGTCGGCGTTTTGTATTGGTGCCCGGTGCCCGCTGGAATAATAAACGCTGGCCAGCGGAGAGTTACGCCGAATTGGTCCGCCGGATTAGGATGCGTGAAAATCACGCATTTTTCGTGATTTTAGGCTCCAAGGAGGATCAGGCACTGGGACAGACCATTGCGGCAGTTGCTCCGGAGCATTGTCGCGACCTCACCGGGAAAACCAACTTGGCGGAAATGATCGAATGGATTCGCTGGGGTGAAATCATGGTGACCAATGACACCGGGCCCATGCATGTCGCCGCCGCGCTTGGACGCCCCATTGTCGCCTTGCTGGGTCCTACCGAGCCACGAAGGACCGGTCCTTATGGTCAATTAAACAATGTCCTGCAATCTCACTTGCCGTGTGTCCCATGCATGAAAGGTGAATGTGCCTGGCCGACCACCATGGAGTGCCTTCGTTCCATCCCGCCGGAAGCGGTAGTAAACCAGATTGTTCGCCTGATGCAGCCGACCAACCCGCTTCACCTCAATAACCGGTAA